Proteins found in one Opitutaceae bacterium genomic segment:
- the scpB gene encoding SMC-Scp complex subunit ScpB, with product MAFNLQKVLKALLFSSSQPLSVKDIQNLFGKFHEDAVQLEIAEREEAQETAPVASADAAADVQEPGTAAESSVPSGIPVAVEADAPAEVEAAAALPPEDAELYSEVPSLVTATQIREAMDAIAAELKAANDIFFLVEGPTGFRLVTHPRFARWIRILRNEPPPVKLTQSALETLAIIAYRQPVTRTEIESIRGVSAEAGLNKLLERELVYITGRADLPGRPLQYGTTDKFLDFVGVKSLVELPASDVLSPRQIDQWLRDAIDAKPPTDAEMGLPLEEGEGPSPSLEEVSLDAAKSQEQGPEGGDQKEGVGGQ from the coding sequence ATGGCGTTCAATCTCCAAAAAGTCCTCAAGGCCTTGCTCTTCTCTTCGAGCCAGCCCCTCTCCGTGAAGGACATCCAAAATCTTTTTGGCAAGTTTCACGAGGACGCTGTTCAACTCGAGATTGCAGAGCGGGAGGAGGCCCAGGAGACCGCACCAGTTGCCTCCGCCGACGCGGCGGCGGACGTCCAGGAGCCGGGAACGGCGGCGGAGTCGTCCGTGCCGTCGGGGATTCCTGTGGCGGTGGAGGCGGACGCACCAGCCGAGGTGGAGGCCGCAGCCGCTTTGCCTCCGGAAGACGCAGAGCTGTATTCCGAGGTGCCCTCGCTTGTGACGGCGACCCAGATTCGTGAAGCCATGGATGCGATTGCGGCGGAGCTGAAGGCGGCCAACGATATCTTTTTTCTGGTCGAAGGTCCGACCGGTTTCCGGTTGGTGACCCATCCCCGTTTCGCCCGTTGGATCCGGATTTTGCGCAACGAGCCGCCACCGGTGAAGCTGACTCAATCGGCGTTGGAAACGCTCGCGATCATTGCCTACCGCCAGCCTGTCACCCGCACCGAGATCGAGAGCATTCGCGGCGTGTCAGCGGAAGCGGGTTTGAACAAGCTGCTCGAGCGGGAGCTGGTTTACATCACGGGAAGGGCGGATCTCCCCGGCCGACCCTTGCAGTACGGCACCACCGACAAGTTTTTGGACTTTGTCGGGGTAAAGTCGCTCGTTGAATTGCCGGCTTCCGATGTGCTGTCCCCGCGCCAGATCGACCAATGGCTGCGGGATGCGATTGACGCCAAGCCCCCGACCGATGCCGAGATGGGATTACCGCTTGAGGAAGGAGAGGGACCTTCGCCGTCGCTCGAGGAAGTTTCACTGGATGCAGCCAAGTCACAAGAGCAGGGTCCAGAGGGTGGAGACCAGAAGGAAGGAGTCGGTGGCCAGTAG
- the pheA gene encoding prephenate dehydratase has translation MDLTPIRNKIDSLDHQIVELLNQRLALAAEIGKVKRSAGGQIYVAEREDAVLRKVVGLNQGPIKDEALRAIYREIMSAAIALEQPLLIAYLGPEATNSHQAALRKFGASVNYHAMATFADIFTAVEKGEADYGIIPIENSTEGSVRDALDQFVTSDLKIVAQMYLEISYCLISKSPLESIKRVYSKDQALGQCRQWLQRHLPHAQWVDAPSTARAVEIARDEEGAAAVANELAAERYGVPVVEKSIQDKANNTTRFFIIGRKATGPVGSGRDMTSLLISLGEEAASHSGALLKMLEPLAKRGINLSKIESRPTKRRAWEYYFFVDVTGHHDEPAMKEAISDLRKFCPMVKWLGSYPVAQ, from the coding sequence ATGGACCTGACCCCCATCCGCAACAAGATCGACTCGCTCGACCACCAGATAGTCGAGCTGTTGAACCAGCGTCTCGCCTTGGCGGCCGAGATCGGCAAGGTCAAGCGGAGCGCGGGCGGCCAGATCTATGTGGCGGAGCGCGAGGATGCAGTCCTTCGCAAGGTGGTGGGTCTCAATCAGGGTCCCATCAAGGATGAGGCCCTGCGCGCCATCTACCGGGAGATCATGTCGGCTGCGATTGCACTGGAGCAGCCGTTGTTGATTGCCTACCTCGGGCCGGAAGCCACCAACAGCCACCAGGCCGCCCTCAGGAAGTTCGGCGCGAGCGTCAACTATCACGCGATGGCGACCTTCGCGGATATCTTCACGGCAGTGGAGAAGGGCGAGGCTGATTACGGGATCATTCCGATCGAAAACTCGACCGAAGGGTCGGTGCGCGATGCCCTGGACCAGTTTGTGACGTCCGATCTCAAGATCGTCGCGCAAATGTACCTGGAGATTTCCTACTGCCTCATTTCGAAGTCTCCGCTGGAGTCGATCAAGCGAGTCTATTCCAAGGACCAGGCGCTCGGGCAGTGCCGCCAGTGGCTGCAGCGCCACCTGCCGCATGCGCAGTGGGTCGATGCGCCCAGCACCGCGCGTGCCGTGGAGATCGCCCGCGACGAGGAGGGCGCCGCGGCCGTGGCCAACGAGCTCGCCGCGGAACGCTACGGGGTTCCTGTAGTTGAAAAGTCAATACAGGATAAGGCGAATAACACCACGCGATTCTTCATCATCGGCAGGAAGGCGACGGGTCCGGTTGGCAGCGGGCGCGACATGACGAGCCTGCTCATCTCCCTTGGAGAGGAAGCGGCCTCCCATTCGGGCGCCTTGCTCAAGATGCTTGAGCCCCTCGCAAAACGCGGAATCAACCTCTCCAAGATCGAATCCCGTCCGACCAAGCGCCGCGCCTGGGAATATTATTTCTTTGTCGACGTCACCGGCCACCACGACGAGCCGGCCATGAAGGAAGCCATCTCCGATCTACGGAAGTTCTGCCCGATGGTGAAATGGCTCGGAAGCTACCCGGTCGCACAGTGA